In the Astatotilapia calliptera chromosome 5, fAstCal1.2, whole genome shotgun sequence genome, one interval contains:
- the adipor1a gene encoding adiponectin receptor protein 1a, with product MSGRNGSASDADCRISEDCQVPDVELMELGPLLEEGGARQGVSKSVHSEGAAMLADEEEEDDEVGEVLTLPLQAHHAMEKMEEFVHKVWEGRWRVIPFHVLPEWLKDNDYLLHGHRPPMPSFRACFGSIFRIHTETGNIWTHLLGLILFLCLGTLTMLRPNMYFMAPLQEKVVFGMFFLGAVLCLSFSWLFHTVYCHSEKVSRTFSKLDYSGIALLIMGSFVPWLYYSFYCSPQPRLIYLTIVCILGIAAIIVAQWDRFSTPRHRPTRAGVFMGLGLSGIVPTMHFTIEEGFVKATTVGQMGWFYLMGAMYITGAGLYAARIPERFFPGKCDIWFHSHQIFHVLVVAAAFIHFYGVSNLQEFRYGLEGGCTDDSLL from the exons CTGATGGAGCTGGGGCCATTGCTGGAAGAGGGAGGGGCGCGGCAGGGAGTATCCAAAAGTGTCCATTCTGAG GGAGCCGCAATGCTTgctgatgaggaagaggaggatgatgagGTGGGTGAGGTTCTGACCTTACCGCTACAGGCTCACCATGCTATGGAGAAGATGGAGGAGTTTGTACAtaag GTCTGGGAGGGGCGCTGGAGAGTAATCCCTTTTCATGTCCTGCCAGAGTGGCTGAAGGACAATGATTACCTCCTGCACGGACATCGACCACCCATGCCATCCTTCCGGGCCTGTTTCGGAAGCATCTTCAGAATTCAcactgaaacaggaaacatctgGACTCACCTGTTAG GGCTGATCTTATTCCTATGTCTGGGCACATTAACCATGCTGCGGCCCAACATGTATTTTATGGCCCCACTGCAAGAGAAGGTTGTGTTTGGGATGTTCTTCCTGGGTGCTGTGCTTTGCCTCAGCTTCTCCTGGCTTTTTCATACGGTCTACTGCCACTCTGAGAAAGTGTCTCGCACATTCTCCAA GCTTGACTACTCGGGGATCGCCCTCCTAATCATGGGCTCCTTCGTGCCCTGGCTGTACTACTCATTCTATTGTTCCCCTCAGCCTCGCCTTATCTACCTCACCATTGTATGTATCCTCGGCATTGCCGCCATCATTGTCGCCCAGTGGGACCGATTCTCTACACCTCGGCACAGACCTACAAGAGCAG GCGTCTTCATGGGTCTCGGACTAAGTGGCATTGTTCCCACCATGCACTTCACCATTGAGGAGGGCTTTGTTAAGGCAACCACAGTCGGCCAGATGGGTTGGTTCTACCTGATGGGGGCCATGTATATCACTGGCGCTGGTCTGTACGCAGCCAGGATCCCTGAACGCTTTTTCCCTGGCAAGTGCGACATCTGG ttCCATTCTCATCAGATTTTTCATGTTCTGGTCGTGGCAGCAGCGTTCATCCATTTCTATGGCGTTTCCAACCTGCAGGAGTTCCGATACGGCCTCGAGGGAGGATGCACAGATGACTCTCTGCTCTGA